One window of the Tachypleus tridentatus isolate NWPU-2018 chromosome 10, ASM421037v1, whole genome shotgun sequence genome contains the following:
- the LOC143229496 gene encoding stress-activated protein kinase JNK-like isoform X2 — translation MKLVNHKNIIGLLNAFTPQKTLEEFQDVYLVMELMDANLCQVIQMDLDHERMSYLLYQMLCGIKHLHSAGIIHRDLKPSNIVVKSDCTLKILDFGLARTAGTTFMMTPYVVTRYYRAPEVILGMGYKDNVDIWSVGCIMGEMIRGGVLFPGTDHIDQWNKIIEQFGTPSPDFMRRLQPTVRHYVENRPKYTGYSFEKMFPDLLFPADSSEHSRLKASQARDLLSKMLIIDPEKRISVDQALAHPYINVWYEESEVHAPAPAPYDHSVDEREHTVEQWKALIYEEVLEYEKTHNTLGLSINPHHKPQVDVAIEDSVDGLPEQSGNSTANPYRHRR, via the exons ATGAAACTTGTGAATCACAAAAAT ATTATAGGTCTTTTGAATGCATTTACCCCTCAAAAAACCTTAGAAGAATTTCAAGATGT ATATCTTGTAATGGAATTGATGGATGCAAatttgtgccaagtaattcagaTGGACTTGGACCATGAGCGAATGTCCTATCTTCTTTACCAAATGCTGTGTGGTATCAAACATCTCCACTCTGCAGGCATTATACATAGG GATCTCAAACCCAGTAATATAGTAGTGAAGTCAGACTGTACCCTGAAGATTCTGGACTTTGGTTTAGCTAGAACAGCTGGAACAACTTTTATGATGACCCCTTACGTTGTGACACGTTACTACAGAGCTCCAGAAGTCATCCTAGGAATGGGTTATAAAGATAATG ttgACATCTGGTCAGTTGGTTGTATCATGGGAGAAATGATTCGTGGAGGTGTACTCTTCCCAGGGACTGATC ATATTGACCAATGGAATAAAATCATTGAACAGTTTGGAACTCCTTCCCCTGATTTTATGAGGCGGTTACAACCCACTGTTCGACACTATGTGGAGAATAGGCCTAAATATACAGGTTACTCTTTTGAAAAGATGTTCCCAGATCTCCTTTTCCCTGCCGACAGTTCAGAACATAGTAGACTAAAAG CTAGTCAAGCTCGAGATCTGCTATCCAAGATGTTAATAATAGATCCAGAGAAAAGAATATCAGTAGACCAGGCACTCGCACACCCATACATTAATGTATGGTATGAAGAAAGTGAGGTCCATGCT CCTGCCCCAGCACCTTATGACCACTCAGTGGATGAGAGAGAACATACAGTTGAACAGTGGAAAG caCTTATATATGAAGAAGTGCTGGAATATGAAAAGACACACAATACACTAGGACTGTCAATAAACCCACATCATAAACCTCAAGTGG atGTTGCAATAGAAGATAGTGTGGATGGACTACCAGAGCAGTCAGGTAATAGTACTGCAAACCCGTACAGACACAGAAGATAG